Below is a window of Corvus cornix cornix isolate S_Up_H32 chromosome 2, ASM73873v5, whole genome shotgun sequence DNA.
tccatctctggGACTTCTTTGGAATAAGTTTCCCCATCTTCTTCTGAAGGGAGAATGGAGTCGGCAAAGCGCTTAAGAAACCCACCATATCGTTTCTGGTAATCCAGCCACCACTCTGGTCTGCCCACTCTTCTCATGAAGCCACCGTATCTCTTTTGCAGCTCTTTGGCCTCATCTTCCAATTCAGGGCTGCGCTTTATGCTTCTCATGAAGCCTCCATATCTTTTGCTGACATCGCCGTCATTTTCATTTATCTCTCGATAGTGCGCCGCTTCAGGGTTATCCCCTGTTCCTAGAAGCTCCTTCAGCAGATCAGAGGAGTTGGCAAGGGCATCACCATCCGAGTCTTTCTTCATAAACCCTCCGTACCTCTTAGCCAGGATTTCTCCTCCATTAGCTTCATCCTCTGGTTCTGCCCGATAGAGCTCATCCATTTTCTTCATGAACCCCCCATATCTTTTCATGAAGCCTCCATACTTCTTCGCAAGCAAATGGTTCTCATCCAGCTCTTTCTTGTCTCCTGGAGAAATGTTGCCATCCTCAGAAAGATCCAGCTTTGTCAGTTGCAAGAGCTCCTTGCAG
It encodes the following:
- the PENK gene encoding proenkephalin-A; translation: MALLLRLGCSLLALSTCLLPRARADCGRDCAACAYRLGPRAGIHPLACTLECEGKLPSAKAWETCKELLQLTKLDLSEDGNISPGDKKELDENHLLAKKYGGFMKRYGGFMKKMDELYRAEPEDEANGGEILAKRYGGFMKKDSDGDALANSSDLLKELLGTGDNPEAAHYREINENDGDVSKRYGGFMRSIKRSPELEDEAKELQKRYGGFMRRVGRPEWWLDYQKRYGGFLKRFADSILPSEEDGETYSKEVPEMEKRYGGFMRF